From Mesorhizobium sp. Pch-S:
CACGCCTCTGGCCGGTCTTCGCAATAGAAGATGTCGCGTCCGATATCGACGCAGACATGGCTGGTCGGGACAGGATGCATCGCACGCAGGAACGAGTGCGTGTAGGGGAAGAAGTTGAAGTGCGGATTGAAGGAATAGCGGTATTCCCGCTCGCGCGGCACGACGATGATCAGGCGTTTGCGGGCGATCCGCCGCAACTCGGCAATCGCCTGCCGATATTCGAGAACGTGCTCGATGACATGGGTGCAGACCACGGTGTCGAAGGCGCCATCCTCGAACGGCAGATCCTCGATGCGCGCGGCGACATAGTCGATACCGTCGATGGCCGCTGCATCCTCGACAACGAAGTCGACACCGACATAGCGGCCGCCTTCGCGCGCCGCGCGAATGCGTTTCAGCAGGACGCCGGTGCCGCAACCAACGTCGCAGACCGACTGACCGACCGTCGAGGCGATGATCTTCTCGATGCAGGCCTGCGAGTTGTCCGTGCCTTCATGAACCCGCGGGTGGTCACGATAGAGCGTCTCGTACTCCTCCGCGGTCAGGAACGGCGCACGTTCGCGAAAGGAAGCCAGCCGCGCGATATGGTCGCCCCAGGCCAGGCTGGCGACAGAGCGGAACAGCCGCGAGTCGCGGATGACCGGTGGCAGGACATCTTCGAGAACAAAGCGGATGCGATTGGTGGTTTCGCGGTTCAAGGAGATTTCTCCAAAACGATTGCTGTCAAGCCGCCTTGTTCGACGCACCTGGCGTGGAGGCGGTACTGTTCTGGCGACCCGGCATGCTGAGATAAAAAATCCGCTTCTGCTCTGCCCGGCCCCGCGAGACGGAATCGAGAACCAGTCCGGTTGCCAGCATCAGCATCGACAGAAGCAGCAGTCCGACCGAAAGCACCCAGGTGGGAATGCGCGGCACGAGACCCGTTTCGGCGAACTCGACAAACACCGGCACGCCCAGGACCGCGCTGGCCATCAGCAGCAGCATGGAAATCGCTCCAAAGAAGCGTAGCGGCTGCGTCTCCTTCAGCAGCATGGTGAACATCCAGAGAATCCTGGCGCCATCCTGGAACGTGGACAGTTTCGAAGACGAGCCCTCGACGCGACGGCCATAGTCGAGTGCGATCTCGCTGACCGGCAGCTTCAGCTGCGAAGCGTGCACCGACATCTCGGTCTCGATTTCGAAACCACCCGACACCGCCGGGAAACTCTTGACGAAACGCCGGCTGAAGACGCGGTAGCCGGAAAAGATATCCGTGAAGTCGCGGCCGAACAGGCGCTTGTACAGGCTGTTGAACAGGCGATTGCCGAAGGCGTGGCCCTGCCGCCCGGCGTCGTCCGTGACGCCGCGCCGGGTGCCGACAACCATGTCGCAGCGCTCGGTAAGCAGCGTATTGATGAGCAGAGGCGCATCCTCTGGCGCGTAGGTGCCGTCACCATCGGCCATCAGGTAGATGTCGGCATCGATGTCGGCAAACATGCGCCGTACGACATTGCCCTTGCCCTGTCTTGGCTCGCGCACGACGACGGCGCCGGCAGCGCGTGCCTTCAGCGCCGTAAGGTCTTTCGAATTGTTGTCATAGACGTAGATCGTCGCGATGGGCAGCGCCTCGCGAAACCGCCGCACGACATCGGCGATGGTCAGCTCTTCATTGTAACAGGGCAGCAAGACCGCAATCGTCGGTTCGTAGCGGACTTCGTGTACCATCGCTGTTTCTCGCTGGACCCCGGCGACCGAGCGCTGGAGGGCTGACTTTACTATTTATTGAAGCCGTTAAAGCTAGGTTTAGACACATCTGGGTTTGGGGGCTTTTCGATGGGCGCGGCCGAAAATGGGGCCTCGAGCTGGCGGCGTGATCTTGCCTGGGCGCTTGTCGTCGCGCTGTTGGCGCTGACAATCAGTGCCATCGGCGGCTTCAAGACGATGAGCAACAGCAATGGCGACAATGACAGCCTGCTCAGGCTCGTCGAAGTGCGCGATTTCATGGCCGGCCAAGGCTGGTTCGACCTGCATCAGTACAGGATGGGTCCGGAAGGCGGATTCGTCATGCACTGGTCACGCCTGGTCGACGTATTGCTCAGTGGTTTGATCCTGGTTGCAAAGGCTTTCGGCACGCCCACATGGCTTGCCGAAAGTTTCGCCAAAGCGGCTTGGCCGACGCTCACCTACTGGCTGACTGCTTTCTTTGTCGTACGGACCGCTCGGCGCTTTGGCGGTGATGCAGCGGGTTTACCGGCTGTGATCATCATCGGTGCAGCGCTGTACTTCATGGGTATTTTTGCACCTGGCGACATCGACCATCACAACATCCAGCTCCTGCTCGTCATGGCTGCCGTCAATTTCTTGCTCGCCGCACCCGACTGGCGCCCGGCGGCCTTGCTGTCAGGAAGCTGCGCTGCCCTCAGCCTGGCCATCGGCATGGAAACCGCGCCGTTGGTTGCGGCAATCGGTTCGTGTGTGGCAGGGTTGTTTCTCTTCTCCGGAAGGCAGGAAGCGCCGACTGCGGCCGGTTTCGGGTTGGGTTTCGCCGGCGTTTCGGTATTGGTCCTTGTGTTCACGGTTGCCCCTTCGAACTGGGGAGTGGCGACTTGCGATGCTTTCTCAGCGGTCCAATTTGCCGTTGCCTTCATTTGCGGAGCCGGGCTCGCCGGCGCCGCTTCAATCGACCGGTTCAATGTCAGCGTTTCGCGTAGGCTATTGGCCCTCGTTCTGTTGGCAGGCATTGTGGCCGTCGTCGTAGTCCTGCTGTTTCCACAGTGCTTGCAGGCGCCATTCGCCAATCTCGATCCCCGCCTGCACACACTCTGGCTGAACAACGTCGAGGAAGCACAGTCGCTGTTCCAGCTGATGAAAGACGATCGCGCGTCGGTCGTCGGCTGCTACGTCACGCCGCTGATCGCACTGGTCCTTCTCGCCTTCCGTCTGATCCGAGGGGACCGTCGCCGCGTGGTCTACGTCATGACCGCGCTGCTGCTCATGGCCTTTGCCGTCAGCATCTGGCAGGTCCGGGGAATGCCATTTTCCATCACGCTGGCAGTCATTCCACTCGCTGCCTGGGTGGCGATGTGGCGCGAACGCGCAGCAAGATCGCCATCGCTGCGCCGTCGGCGGCGATGGTGCTGGCCTGGCTGATCTCGCTCAACGTGATATGGAGCACGGGGGCCCGGTCGATGACGATGTTGACCAACACTGCGCGGGAGAGCGCCGCTGAAAGCAGCGCGAGCGCATGCACGGGCCCAGTCGACTATGCCGTGCTGGCCGGCATGCCTGCAACCACGGTGCTGGCAGTCTCCAATCTCGGCTCGCCGATCCTTGCCTACACCAACCATCGCGTGTTGGCCGGCCCCTATCACCGCAACATCGAAGGCAACCTTCTCGTGCTGGACGCCTTCACCGGTCAGGCTGCAACAGCTCAGGCAATCGTTCGAAACCAGCATATCGGGCTGGTCGCGCTCTGCCGTTCGGATCCCGAAGCCGGCAATCTCGTCAGCGTGGCACCGAACGGCTTCCTGGCCGAACTCATCAAAGGTCAACTGCCAGCCTGGCTGGAACCCGTTCCCGGTACATTGGGCCAGCCGCTCGAGCTTTATCGGGTCAAACCCGACTAAATTTCAGCCTTGCCGGCACCGTTCCGCGGGAAAGCGCCGGCTTATATTCGAGATACCTTTCTTAAACGGTTTGCTGTCACTCTGATAAGAAATTCCAGAATAAGAACAGGGACGCCGATGCAAACCTCGTTTGGCACCGGGCAGACGAACAGGGAGAATACGGATCTGGCCTTCACCGATCCGTTGACCGGCCTCGGAAACCACCGTCGTTTCTTCGACAAGGTGGAACGCCTCATCGCGGACCGCTCGGACGATCCGGCCCCTTTTGCCGTTGGCATTCTCGACCTCGACGGTTTCAAGCCGATCAACGATCTGTTCGGCCACAAGGCCGGCGACGACATCCTGATCCAGGTAGCGATGCGCCTGCGCGCCTCGATGGACAGCCATTCCACGGTCTGTCGTATCGGCGCTGATGAGTTCGCCTTCCTCTACCCGATGGTGTTCAGCGAAGAAGCCGCCACCGAGCGGGCGCGCATGCTGATCGAGATCCTCTCGGCGCCCTACGACGTCGGCGAACGCACCGCCAGGCTTTCGGCTTCCACCGGCTGCTCGCTGTTCTATTCCGGTGAGGAGACGACCGACATCCTCATCAACAAGGCGGAGACGGCGCTTTACCACGCCAAGCGCTCCGGCCGTGGCAAGGTCGTCGTCTACACCCGCGAGATGGAAGAGGCTGCCAAGCGCGTCACCCGCATCGAACAGGCCCTGCGCCGCGCGGTTTCGGCCGGCGAGGTCGAGCCGCATTTCCAGCCGATCGTCGATCTCGGCACCCGCCGCACCATCGGCTTCGAGGCGCTGGCGCGCTGGTCGGATCCCGACCTCGGCCCGGTCTCGCCGGCCGTCTTCATTCCGATCGCCGAAGAACGCGGCATCATCGGCCCGCTGTCGCAGCTGGTGCTGCGCAAGGCGACCGAGGCGGCGCGCGGCTGGCCCGGCGACCTGTTCCTGTCCTTCAACCTGTCGCCCTCGCAACTCGTCGACCAGAACACCGGGCTGCACATCCTGTCGATCCTCGATCGCACCGGTTTCGATCCGCGCCGGCTGGAGATCGAGATCA
This genomic window contains:
- a CDS encoding EAL domain-containing protein; translation: MQTSFGTGQTNRENTDLAFTDPLTGLGNHRRFFDKVERLIADRSDDPAPFAVGILDLDGFKPINDLFGHKAGDDILIQVAMRLRASMDSHSTVCRIGADEFAFLYPMVFSEEAATERARMLIEILSAPYDVGERTARLSASTGCSLFYSGEETTDILINKAETALYHAKRSGRGKVVVYTREMEEAAKRVTRIEQALRRAVSAGEVEPHFQPIVDLGTRRTIGFEALARWSDPDLGPVSPAVFIPIAEERGIIGPLSQLVLRKATEAARGWPGDLFLSFNLSPSQLVDQNTGLHILSILDRTGFDPRRLEIEITETGLMNDPISAEKIVEDLRRVGIRVSLDDFGTGQSSLGRLREFNFDKLKIDRAFVSSILEDRPSEHIIRAILAMCEGLGMDVVAEGIEQEAQADRLVQFGCAAKGIPEIAERRIGIGRLAEQIALAALRAKAI
- a CDS encoding GtrA family protein; its protein translation is MGAAENGASSWRRDLAWALVVALLALTISAIGGFKTMSNSNGDNDSLLRLVEVRDFMAGQGWFDLHQYRMGPEGGFVMHWSRLVDVLLSGLILVAKAFGTPTWLAESFAKAAWPTLTYWLTAFFVVRTARRFGGDAAGLPAVIIIGAALYFMGIFAPGDIDHHNIQLLLVMAAVNFLLAAPDWRPAALLSGSCAALSLAIGMETAPLVAAIGSCVAGLFLFSGRQEAPTAAGFGLGFAGVSVLVLVFTVAPSNWGVATCDAFSAVQFAVAFICGAGLAGAASIDRFNVSVSRRLLALVLLAGIVAVVVVLLFPQCLQAPFANLDPRLHTLWLNNVEEAQSLFQLMKDDRASVVGCYVTPLIALVLLAFRLIRGDRRRVVYVMTALLLMAFAVSIWQVRGMPFSITLAVIPLAAWVAMWRERAARSPSLRRRRRWCWPG
- a CDS encoding glycosyltransferase, whose amino-acid sequence is MVHEVRYEPTIAVLLPCYNEELTIADVVRRFREALPIATIYVYDNNSKDLTALKARAAGAVVVREPRQGKGNVVRRMFADIDADIYLMADGDGTYAPEDAPLLINTLLTERCDMVVGTRRGVTDDAGRQGHAFGNRLFNSLYKRLFGRDFTDIFSGYRVFSRRFVKSFPAVSGGFEIETEMSVHASQLKLPVSEIALDYGRRVEGSSSKLSTFQDGARILWMFTMLLKETQPLRFFGAISMLLLMASAVLGVPVFVEFAETGLVPRIPTWVLSVGLLLLSMLMLATGLVLDSVSRGRAEQKRIFYLSMPGRQNSTASTPGASNKAA
- a CDS encoding methyltransferase domain-containing protein, coding for MNRETTNRIRFVLEDVLPPVIRDSRLFRSVASLAWGDHIARLASFRERAPFLTAEEYETLYRDHPRVHEGTDNSQACIEKIIASTVGQSVCDVGCGTGVLLKRIRAAREGGRYVGVDFVVEDAAAIDGIDYVAARIEDLPFEDGAFDTVVCTHVIEHVLEYRQAIAELRRIARKRLIIVVPREREYRYSFNPHFNFFPYTHSFLRAMHPVPTSHVCVDIGRDIFYCEDRPEA